The Drosophila sechellia strain sech25 chromosome 2R, ASM438219v1, whole genome shotgun sequence nucleotide sequence CGGGTCGTCTGCACCTCTCCGCAATCCTGCGCTTGCTCCTGGTACTTATGAAAGTTCTTCACAAAGCATCGCGGAGCGTGATGGTACTCTGGATTGGGCTCATCCCGCTGGCGGCACAGGACCTCGTCGATCTTCTTCAGATCCCCAACGCACTGGCTTCGGCGCGTCGAGTAGGTTAATCTTCCAGTCATCCGGGACGTGGCTTGCTGGACCGCCAGTCGGACATAGGCGGATAGGGCCGATTGGCTTCCATTGGCTGGCAGCATTTGGAAAGGGAATGAAACTAGTCGGATTTGCCTGTAATTTCGTGGTTCTGATGCCGTCGGTATTGGTAAGCCTTTCGCTGGATGCAGTTGTACTGTGGTGTAGCGATTGTTTGGCTAAAAGGATTGGCCGAAAGGATAGGGTATGTAAATTTAAGACTTGTCTATTGTATTAGTTTGCCTGTTAAACGGGAGGAACGTAGAAAAAGTAAAACGGGGCTATGTGTTACTAAAAGCTGACTAgttaaaaagaaaagctgACTGGGTTAGAAAGAACCCACCTTATATCACTTCACTAAGAACATATTCAGTTGATTGTTCGATTAGCAGCTAAGTGTACCTATCACACATTTCATattcttttggccaacttacAAAATGATAATGTAACATTATTTGAGTGCGTTCCCTTTTGAGCAATTATCGCATTGCACGTACTCGAGACCAAAGCACAAAacataattaaacaattaaggTCCTCGGCGCTCGTCCTTACTTAGCCCAATTCGCAGGACGGCACATCAAAGCCGCGGCAGAGTTGTGCGCCTAATTACGCGGCCAAGTGCAGTGAACAGCGGagtgaaatgcaaatttgcAACAAGGCAATAAAAAAATCCATCAAAATTAACTGGCAACAATGGGAGCGAGTGGCGAAATCACAGCATTTGCGGGCCAAGTTAATTGTGCAGCTTTGAAGTGAGGAGCAGGATTCAAATAGCGAAGCACGGAACGAAATAATCAtagcaattattttccaaTGAAAATACGGAAATGCTGGGAAAATACTGGCTTGAATTTAactaaatttattaaaaaatgacCTTTAGTGAGTATAGTTTGTTGATTAGGTGCCTTGTTGCAACTCTTTTTTTCGAGTGCCGTCTAGTAGGACAGTGCTTTGAATGAAAAGTGCCTGAACCCGGACCGTAATCCTTGCTGCTCTGCATTTTTTGTGCCCCCGTTGCCCATTGATTTTTTctatattataaaatttatgCTGCCCGGTCTGCTTTGTTGCACTCTTGCACCACTACCACCCAGTGCACTTAATTTTCCGCCTTTGCTTTTCATAGTCCTTttttatttcacatttttctcAAGCGCTTTTGAGCTTTTGTTGTCGAGTGCGCGCCAGTGCCACCCGAGCCAAAAGAAAAGGGCTTGacaataaaaattatgaagCATATTACTTGAGTGCACTTGGTGCCTCTCTCCATTCTTTCCTTTGCCACTTTTCCACCCAGTCCTTGTTTGTATTTGGCTTTTCTCAGATCAGAAGGATGCGCAGGTATGTCAAAGTATGTCGCTAGCAAAAAGGGTTAAGGATActtgttataataattttaaagatTTCCAATCCAACAAAGAAGAGAAGAAATAAATGCAGTTTCCAATTTTAACCTGTTTTATTGCTTGAACTGTGCTATGTAACTATGCATTTCAGACTGCAGTGCATTGTGGCTTATAAAGCCTTTGAATTagatcaaaacaaaacactttTTAAGCCACAATGCAGGGGCTAATGGGTAAGGAGTCTTTCACTGGATTTGGTCCTTTTTGGGTGGCTTCACTCTAGTAACTGCCGTAGATCATCTTTCGCCGGAACTCTGCCCACTGGTAGGTGCTGGAAAAGCATTGGCGTTGTCT carries:
- the LOC6608148 gene encoding uncharacterized protein LOC6608148; this encodes MLPANGSQSALSAYVRLAVQQATSRMTGRLTYSTRRSQCVGDLKKIDEVLCRQRDEPNPEYHHAPRCFVKNFHKYQEQAQDCGEVQTTRFRNPRYRWADFRRRMVYGTYDI